The following are encoded together in the Anaerostipes caccae L1-92 genome:
- a CDS encoding glutamine--tRNA ligase/YqeY domain fusion protein has protein sequence MEEAISKNFIEQIIEEDLKEGKYEKIVTRFPPEPNGYLHIGHAKSILLNYGLAKEYGGDFHFRFDDTNPTKEKTEYVDSIKEDVEWLGADYDQTIYFASNYFDRMYECAEFLIKKGKAYVCDLTPEEIREYRGTLTEPGKNSPYRDRTPEENLALFRAMKNGEFEDGSKVLRAKIDMTSGNMNMRDPILYRIARMEHHNTGDDWCIYPMYDFAHPLEDAFEGVTHSICTLEFEDHRPLYDWVVKECEFVHPPKQIEFAKLYLTNVVTGKRYIKKLVDDGIVDGWDDPRLVTLSALRRRGYTPESIRRFMELVGVAKSHSSVDYAMLEYCIRDDLKLKKPRVSAVLDPIKLVITNYPEDKVEYMEVKNNQENEEMGTRKVPFCRELYIERDDFKIERPKKYFRLYPGNEVRLMNGYFVTCTDYVTDEDGNVTEVLCTYDPESRGGNSPDGRKVKGTIHWVAAPFAKKAEVRLYENIVDEEKGVYNEDGSVNLNPDSLIILKDCYVEPSLEEAAPGDSFQFVRQGYFCLDTKDTTKDHMVFNRIVSMKSSYQPK, from the coding sequence ATGGAAGAGGCGATCTCAAAAAATTTTATAGAACAGATCATTGAAGAAGATCTGAAAGAAGGGAAATACGAAAAAATTGTGACCAGGTTCCCGCCGGAGCCAAACGGCTACCTGCATATCGGACATGCCAAATCAATCCTTTTAAACTATGGACTGGCGAAAGAGTACGGCGGAGATTTTCATTTCCGGTTTGACGATACGAATCCGACGAAGGAAAAGACCGAGTATGTAGATTCGATCAAAGAGGATGTGGAGTGGCTTGGAGCAGATTATGACCAGACGATTTATTTTGCATCCAATTATTTTGACCGTATGTATGAATGTGCAGAGTTCCTGATCAAGAAAGGAAAGGCCTACGTGTGCGACCTGACGCCGGAGGAGATCCGGGAATACAGGGGAACGCTGACGGAACCGGGAAAAAACAGTCCGTACAGAGACCGTACACCGGAAGAAAACCTTGCATTATTCCGCGCAATGAAAAATGGAGAGTTTGAAGACGGAAGCAAGGTGCTCAGGGCTAAGATTGATATGACTTCCGGTAATATGAACATGAGGGACCCGATCCTTTACCGTATTGCCAGAATGGAACATCACAATACAGGTGACGATTGGTGCATTTATCCGATGTATGATTTTGCGCATCCGCTGGAGGATGCCTTTGAAGGCGTGACTCATTCCATCTGTACACTGGAGTTTGAGGATCACAGGCCGCTATATGACTGGGTTGTAAAAGAGTGCGAGTTTGTACATCCGCCGAAGCAGATTGAGTTTGCAAAACTTTATCTTACCAATGTAGTCACGGGAAAACGCTATATCAAGAAGCTGGTGGATGACGGAATCGTGGACGGCTGGGATGATCCGAGGCTTGTGACGCTGTCTGCACTGAGACGCCGTGGATATACTCCGGAATCCATCCGCAGGTTTATGGAGCTGGTCGGTGTGGCTAAGAGTCACAGCTCCGTTGATTATGCCATGCTTGAGTACTGCATCAGAGATGACCTGAAGCTGAAAAAGCCAAGGGTATCGGCTGTCCTGGACCCAATCAAGCTGGTTATTACAAACTACCCGGAAGACAAGGTAGAGTATATGGAAGTAAAAAATAATCAGGAAAATGAAGAGATGGGCACAAGAAAAGTGCCGTTTTGCAGAGAACTGTATATAGAGCGGGATGATTTTAAGATTGAGAGGCCGAAGAAGTATTTCCGTCTGTATCCCGGCAACGAAGTGCGTCTGATGAACGGATATTTTGTGACCTGCACAGACTACGTGACCGATGAGGACGGAAATGTCACAGAGGTACTCTGTACCTATGATCCGGAATCCAGAGGAGGCAACAGCCCCGACGGACGAAAAGTGAAGGGGACCATTCACTGGGTTGCCGCTCCTTTTGCAAAAAAGGCCGAAGTCCGTTTATATGAAAATATTGTAGATGAGGAAAAAGGCGTGTATAACGAGGATGGATCTGTTAATTTAAATCCAGATTCTCTCATAATATTAAAAGACTGCTATGTTGAGCCGTCTCTTGAGGAGGCAGCTCCTGGAGACAGCTTCCAGTTTGTCAGACAGGGGTATTTTTGCCTGGACACAAAAGATACAACAAAGGATCACATGGTATTTAACCGCATTGTTTCTATGAAGAGCTCTTATCAGCCTA